A single genomic interval of Paralichthys olivaceus isolate ysfri-2021 chromosome 7, ASM2471397v2, whole genome shotgun sequence harbors:
- the LOC109624181 gene encoding cytosolic 5'-nucleotidase 1B, which translates to MDSTVLNPEVKQKDADRAVVVAVTAHAVFESGADDGDEVYKVGTAFPLLQALQRVNERLLEENPAESLLFDVILVTTDGQQQSSRIISSTKHYGLEVSKFCFSTTEDFIDGLRTNNVQLFLSSDRKEASQASQNGVLSALLDQNMAACPSEQLRVLFCGDAVVHSNNSPMPSFSAQLGEMRQRFGMFDSPLSMVLMTSRGGRESCSAALLTLRSQGVSVDEAYCLGGSPRGPILSLIRPHFLLSNAFSDLEE; encoded by the exons ATGGACTCCACCGTCCTAAACCCCGAGGTGAAGCAG AAGGATGCTGATCGTGCAGTGGTCGTCGCAGTAACAGCCCATGCAGTGTTTGAATCTGGagctgatgatggtgatgaggtGTACAAAGTGGGAACGGCGTTCCCACTGCTACAG GCGCTCCAGAGAGTGAATGAACGGCTGCTGGAGGAGAATCCTGCTGAGTCGCTGCTGTTTGATGTCATCCTGGTCACCACTGAcgggcagcagcagagctcccGCATCATCAGCAGCACCAAACATTATG GTCTTGAAGTCAgcaagttttgtttttccaccaCGGAGGATTTCATCGATGGTTTGCGGACAAACAACGTGCAGCTCTTCCTGTCATCAGACAGAAAGGAGGCGTCACAAGCATCACAGAATG GTGTTCTCTCTGCACTGCTGGACCAGAACATGGCCGCCTGTCCatcagagcagctcagagttTTATTCTGCGGAGACGCCGTCGTCCATTCCAACAACAGCCCAATGCCG agttTCTCGGCTCAGCTGGGTGAGATGCGGCAGCGGTTCGGCATGTTCGACAGCCCTCTCAGCATGGTCCTGATGACGTCACGTGGCGGCAGGGAAAGCTGCTCCGCCGCCCTGCTGACGTTGCGGTCCCAGGGCGTTAGCGTGGATGAGGCATACTGCCTGGGCGGGTCACCAAGGGGCCCCATTCTGTCCCTGATCCGACCTCACTTCCTGCTCAGCAATGCCTTCAGTGACCTGgaggagtga